A section of the Methanoregula formicica SMSP genome encodes:
- the gatA gene encoding Asp-tRNA(Asn)/Glu-tRNA(Gln) amidotransferase subunit GatA produces the protein MPAQTIIFEPDDKYNAFLKVCNKPSHTNGKLAGITVAVKDNISTQGIETTCASKILKGYVPPYDAHVVGLLKQAGAAIAGKTNMDEFGMGTTTENSAFGPTLNPCDTGRVPGGSSGGSAAAVAAGMVRMALGTDTGGSIRCPAAFCGIVGLKPTYGRVSRYGLIAYANSLEQIGPMGKTVSDVSTLMSVIAGYDRHDSTSQNKPYDHIPRADIKGLKIGIPAEYFGKGVDPQVAAVVKKAIGRLEELGASTVLCSIPSMEYALAAYYVTCTCEASSNLARFDGVRYGPAADTKKSWHDAYQEVRSAAFGTEVRRRIMLGTFALSSGYYGKYYTKAQVARENVRNDFQRIFSDVDVIAGPTMPTIAFRLKEKSDPLSMYLADILTVPANLAGIPAISVPCGKSEGMPVGLQIMGRHFEDERVIDVAYAYEQAVN, from the coding sequence GTGCCGGCACAGACGATCATCTTCGAGCCCGATGACAAATACAATGCATTCCTCAAGGTCTGCAACAAACCGTCGCATACCAACGGGAAGCTGGCCGGTATCACGGTTGCTGTCAAGGACAATATCTCGACACAGGGCATCGAGACCACCTGTGCCTCGAAAATCCTCAAGGGCTATGTTCCCCCGTACGATGCCCACGTTGTCGGGCTCTTAAAGCAGGCAGGCGCTGCCATTGCCGGCAAGACCAACATGGACGAGTTCGGTATGGGGACCACCACCGAAAACTCCGCGTTCGGCCCCACCCTCAACCCCTGCGACACCGGGCGTGTCCCGGGCGGCTCCAGCGGTGGGAGCGCTGCGGCAGTTGCTGCCGGCATGGTCCGGATGGCCCTCGGGACGGACACCGGCGGTTCGATCCGGTGTCCCGCAGCATTCTGCGGCATTGTCGGCCTGAAACCCACCTATGGCCGCGTCTCGCGGTACGGCCTCATTGCCTACGCCAACTCGCTCGAACAGATCGGGCCGATGGGAAAGACCGTCTCCGATGTCTCCACCCTCATGAGCGTCATCGCAGGCTATGACCGCCATGACTCCACCTCGCAGAACAAGCCGTACGACCATATCCCCCGTGCCGACATCAAAGGCCTGAAAATCGGTATACCGGCAGAGTATTTCGGCAAGGGCGTTGACCCGCAGGTCGCCGCTGTTGTAAAGAAGGCGATTGGCCGGCTGGAGGAACTCGGGGCATCCACGGTCCTGTGCAGCATCCCCTCCATGGAATACGCCCTTGCAGCATACTACGTGACCTGCACCTGCGAGGCGAGCTCCAACCTGGCCCGGTTCGACGGCGTCCGGTACGGCCCTGCTGCGGACACGAAGAAGTCCTGGCACGATGCGTACCAGGAAGTAAGGAGCGCCGCGTTCGGCACCGAGGTCCGGCGCCGGATCATGCTCGGCACGTTTGCCCTCTCAAGCGGGTATTACGGGAAGTACTATACCAAGGCGCAGGTCGCCCGCGAGAATGTCCGGAACGATTTCCAGCGGATCTTCAGCGATGTTGACGTGATCGCCGGCCCTACCATGCCGACTATCGCATTCAGACTGAAGGAAAAGAGCGACCCGCTCTCGATGTACCTCGCTGACATTTTGACGGTGCCGGCGAACCTTGCCGGTATCCCGGCAATATCCGTCCCGTGCGGGAAGTCCGAAGGAATGCCGGTCGGTCTCCAGATCATGGGCCGTCACTTCGAAGATGAACGCGTGATCGATGTTGCCTATGCCTACGAGCAGGCGGTGAACTGA
- a CDS encoding PAS domain S-box protein encodes MKLQEKTSVILITLLIVILALIVLFVANISLTSYSALEQRYVTQDVDMALSRLDAEYNALSTVTTDWGQWDDTYEFVNGRNPGYVSTNIVPGIFRNLQVSFIVITNENGEVVYAGAYDTMNHTMIPVTESLFPYLVPGSPLLKTSEPLKTTSGIIILDDRPVIVASCPILHSDLSGNPTGSVVMGRYLDHSVTVVPLTSVQQQFRLLPADDPGIPASVRALLAAAGDNNARTTEFVGDNEIAGYALIRDITGQGRLIVEVREPRTIYLQGATTTIQYVLIVLAAGLMLGITYLLLLDRLVLSRITSLSTQVQGISTKSLPSRRVHLEGNDEFAALAREINGMLDSLDEASKGLIRSEARFHELADLLPLPIFEMDADCRVLYTNKVGAELFGISDEMIRKDIRVGDFLIEGEGERMRRGLNAVLSGGTSTGEIYTLRKTDGTLMRAIISLAPIHREGQVIGFRGVLIDVTERVNLEEALIESQEYLQTLLMSVSIGILVIDAGTHTIIDVNPAALEMIGITRDEIIGRSCHDVVCPAEAGKCPVTDLGIQVDNSQRILVRSDGSRISIIKHVVPVMLHGRSCLLETFIDNTVRLQMQEELQKSQERLSHLLQTSPVGVFESKASGALTYVNERWEEMTGMTFQDMRSRPWKEIQEPLDRMRISKEMWKKFQSRLLPDAETRFMRPDGSVIWLYGQSVPVYDSKGQIHGYVGTITDITDRKRIEDAIHLANKKLNLMNDITRHDILNTITGIFGLIDMAVASGNKEELARLLEQIKEEGRLIQRQITFTRDYQGVGVHAPVWQNVRDIVSRAISGLNNPGVSIEIELEETEIFADPLLEKVFYNLADNAVRYGERLTMIRFYYQISDIGLTLICEDDGVGIPDNAKARIFERGVGRNTGMGLFLTREILRITGISIRETGVYGKRARFELIIPNGTWRFVKKERKE; translated from the coding sequence ATGAAACTCCAGGAAAAGACCAGCGTCATTCTGATAACCCTGCTGATCGTCATCCTCGCGTTGATCGTCCTTTTTGTTGCAAACATCTCGCTTACCAGTTACAGCGCCCTGGAGCAGCGCTATGTGACACAGGATGTTGACATGGCGTTGAGCCGTCTGGATGCCGAGTACAACGCCCTGTCCACGGTAACCACTGACTGGGGGCAGTGGGACGATACCTATGAGTTTGTCAATGGCAGGAACCCGGGGTATGTTTCCACCAATATTGTACCGGGAATATTCCGGAACCTGCAGGTCAGTTTCATTGTCATAACCAATGAGAACGGTGAAGTTGTCTATGCCGGTGCCTACGACACCATGAACCACACTATGATACCGGTGACGGAGTCCCTTTTTCCATACCTGGTGCCGGGAAGTCCGCTCCTTAAGACTTCAGAACCGCTCAAAACCACGTCAGGAATCATAATCCTTGATGACCGGCCGGTCATTGTGGCGTCCTGCCCGATCCTCCACTCCGATCTCTCGGGTAATCCGACGGGCAGTGTTGTGATGGGCAGGTACCTGGATCATTCCGTAACCGTTGTCCCGTTAACGTCTGTACAGCAACAGTTCCGTCTCCTTCCGGCAGATGATCCCGGTATTCCCGCGTCTGTACGGGCGTTGCTTGCAGCAGCGGGGGACAACAACGCCCGAACCACGGAGTTCGTAGGCGACAATGAAATTGCCGGGTATGCCCTCATCCGGGACATCACCGGGCAGGGCAGGCTCATCGTGGAGGTCCGTGAACCCCGCACAATTTACCTGCAGGGTGCCACCACCACGATCCAGTATGTCCTCATCGTTCTTGCCGCCGGCCTGATGCTGGGGATCACGTATCTTCTCCTCCTCGACCGCCTTGTACTTTCGCGGATCACATCCCTCAGCACTCAGGTTCAGGGCATCAGCACGAAGTCTCTTCCCTCACGGAGAGTTCACCTTGAAGGCAACGATGAGTTCGCAGCACTAGCGCGAGAGATCAACGGCATGCTGGACTCCCTTGACGAGGCAAGTAAAGGCCTCATACGGAGCGAGGCGCGGTTCCACGAGCTTGCCGACCTGCTCCCGCTCCCCATTTTTGAGATGGACGCCGATTGCCGGGTCCTCTACACCAACAAGGTCGGTGCAGAATTATTCGGGATCTCCGATGAGATGATCAGGAAGGATATCCGGGTCGGCGATTTCCTTATCGAGGGAGAGGGCGAGCGGATGCGTCGCGGCCTGAACGCGGTTCTTTCGGGTGGAACGTCAACCGGAGAGATTTACACCCTCCGTAAAACCGATGGCACATTGATGCGTGCGATCATTTCTCTCGCACCAATTCATCGCGAAGGCCAGGTTATCGGGTTCCGCGGTGTTCTTATCGATGTGACGGAGAGAGTCAATCTCGAAGAGGCATTAATAGAAAGCCAGGAGTACCTGCAGACCCTCCTGATGTCCGTCAGTATCGGGATCCTTGTTATCGATGCCGGGACCCATACGATCATAGATGTCAATCCCGCCGCCCTGGAAATGATCGGGATAACCCGGGACGAGATTATTGGCAGGTCCTGCCATGATGTTGTCTGCCCGGCCGAAGCCGGCAAGTGTCCGGTCACGGACCTTGGCATTCAGGTGGATAATTCCCAGCGCATCCTGGTGAGATCCGACGGGAGCAGGATCTCCATCATCAAACACGTTGTTCCGGTCATGCTCCATGGGCGTTCATGCCTGCTGGAGACCTTTATCGACAACACAGTGCGCCTCCAGATGCAGGAGGAGCTCCAGAAGAGCCAGGAGCGCCTCTCACACCTCCTCCAGACCTCACCTGTCGGAGTATTCGAGAGCAAAGCGAGCGGAGCCCTCACGTACGTCAACGAGCGGTGGGAGGAGATGACCGGCATGACCTTCCAGGACATGCGAAGCCGCCCGTGGAAAGAGATCCAGGAACCCCTGGACCGCATGCGGATCTCCAAAGAGATGTGGAAGAAGTTCCAGTCGCGTCTCCTTCCGGATGCTGAGACCCGGTTCATGCGACCAGACGGATCAGTCATATGGCTCTACGGGCAGTCGGTCCCGGTCTATGACAGCAAGGGCCAGATCCACGGCTACGTTGGTACAATAACCGATATCACCGACCGGAAACGTATCGAGGATGCCATTCACCTGGCAAACAAGAAACTGAACCTCATGAACGATATTACGAGACACGATATCTTAAACACCATCACTGGGATCTTCGGCCTCATCGATATGGCCGTGGCGTCCGGGAACAAGGAGGAACTGGCCCGGCTGCTGGAACAGATCAAGGAAGAGGGAAGACTCATCCAGCGGCAGATCACGTTCACGAGGGATTACCAAGGGGTAGGTGTACATGCCCCGGTCTGGCAGAATGTACGGGATATCGTCTCCCGTGCGATATCCGGCCTCAACAATCCCGGCGTCTCCATTGAGATCGAACTCGAGGAGACGGAGATCTTTGCCGATCCCCTGCTGGAGAAGGTATTCTATAACCTCGCGGACAATGCGGTCCGGTACGGGGAGCGGCTTACGATGATCCGGTTCTATTACCAGATCTCCGATATCGGGCTGACCCTCATCTGCGAGGATGACGGTGTCGGGATCCCCGATAATGCCAAGGCGAGGATATTTGAGCGCGGCGTCGGGAGAAACACCGGGATGGGGCTTTTCCTGACCCGCGAGATCCTCCGGATCACGGGGATCTCGATCCGGGAGACCGGGGTGTACGGGAAGAGAGCCCGCTTTGAACTTATCATACCAAACGGAACATGGCGGTTCGTGAAAAAAGAGAGGAAAGAGTAA
- a CDS encoding phosphoglycerol geranylgeranyltransferase, producing the protein MKWKDWVHVTKLDPDKQLKAGDIEAIASSGTDALMLSGTLNVTQENLSALLKEVKAYNLPLVMEPAGPEAVLMQGIDYVFVPSVMNTTEVTWIVGKHKVWVQMHKGKIPWEDAIVPEAYIVLNPNSSVGRVTKAVCDLKPEEVAAYTSVADHYFHFPIVYIEYSGTFGDPVVVKAASEAVDRAVLYYGGGINSAEKAAQMGKYADTIVVGNAVYDQGPAVLKATVDAVQ; encoded by the coding sequence ATGAAATGGAAAGACTGGGTCCACGTGACAAAACTCGATCCCGACAAGCAGCTGAAAGCCGGCGATATTGAAGCGATCGCCTCCAGCGGCACGGACGCCCTGATGCTCTCGGGCACCCTCAACGTCACGCAGGAGAACCTTTCCGCACTCTTAAAGGAAGTGAAAGCCTACAACCTCCCGCTCGTCATGGAGCCTGCCGGGCCTGAGGCTGTCCTGATGCAGGGGATCGATTACGTCTTTGTCCCGAGCGTGATGAACACGACCGAGGTCACCTGGATCGTGGGGAAACACAAGGTTTGGGTGCAGATGCACAAGGGTAAAATCCCGTGGGAAGACGCTATCGTGCCCGAAGCATATATCGTGCTCAATCCTAATTCATCGGTTGGCAGGGTGACAAAAGCAGTCTGTGACCTGAAGCCCGAGGAGGTTGCCGCATATACTTCCGTAGCGGATCATTACTTCCATTTCCCTATTGTCTATATCGAGTACAGCGGCACGTTTGGAGACCCGGTCGTTGTGAAGGCTGCGTCCGAGGCTGTTGACAGGGCAGTCCTTTACTATGGCGGCGGGATCAACTCCGCGGAAAAGGCAGCACAGATGGGAAAATACGCTGACACGATCGTTGTCGGCAATGCTGTCTATGACCAGGGCCCGGCTGTCCTGAAAGCAACGGTGGATGCAGTCCAGTAA
- the gatB gene encoding Asp-tRNA(Asn)/Glu-tRNA(Gln) amidotransferase subunit GatB, with protein MAEEETQVIVGLEVHCQLDTKSKLFCGCSTDYRSDGPNTHLCPICLGLPGAMPALNKRAIEYAMKVAKALNCEIVNESEFSRKNYFYPDLDKAYQITQYDKPLAEGGYLEIESDAGGEKKVRLTRIHVEEDPGRLVHMGNVERGKYSLVDYNRAGIPLIEIVSEPDMRSPKEARKFLNKLRATLEYLSVFDSEKEGSLRVDANISIKGHERVEVKNITSYKGVEKALTFEVTRQKNLIRRGLRIERETRHFLEGRGVTQSARSKEQEHDYRYFPEPDLRPLRVKSWVDGIVLPELPDARRERFMAQYGCSLNHARTLTGDLKLANFFEKVVSSDPKGLAPLASTWIADTLIGELNYRDMGLDPVDPESVAALIWLLKAGTITDKSGVEVLRVMLDQRLKKEKTETPDAIVARLGLTRTTGDTGAIAAAIEEAISENPKALEDYRNGEGKALNFLVGQVMKKTRGKADPAELNRMLIEALKKKEA; from the coding sequence ATGGCGGAAGAAGAGACGCAGGTCATTGTCGGTCTTGAAGTACACTGCCAGCTGGACACGAAGAGCAAACTCTTCTGCGGGTGTTCGACCGACTACCGCAGCGACGGCCCCAACACCCACCTCTGCCCCATCTGCCTCGGCCTGCCCGGCGCTATGCCGGCGCTGAATAAGCGGGCCATCGAGTATGCTATGAAGGTGGCAAAAGCCCTCAACTGCGAGATCGTGAACGAGTCCGAGTTCTCGCGGAAGAACTACTTCTACCCTGACCTGGACAAGGCTTACCAGATCACCCAGTACGACAAGCCCCTTGCCGAAGGCGGCTATTTGGAGATCGAGAGCGATGCCGGCGGGGAGAAGAAGGTCCGCCTCACCCGCATTCATGTCGAGGAGGATCCCGGCCGGCTCGTCCACATGGGTAATGTCGAGCGGGGGAAGTACTCGCTTGTTGACTATAACCGTGCCGGCATCCCGCTCATCGAGATCGTCTCTGAGCCGGACATGCGCTCGCCCAAGGAAGCTCGGAAATTCTTGAACAAGCTCCGCGCCACGCTCGAATACCTGAGTGTATTCGACTCCGAGAAGGAGGGGTCGCTCCGTGTCGATGCGAACATCTCGATCAAAGGGCACGAGCGCGTTGAAGTCAAGAACATCACGTCCTACAAAGGCGTAGAAAAGGCGCTTACGTTCGAGGTCACACGCCAGAAGAACCTGATCCGGCGCGGGCTGAGGATCGAGCGCGAGACCCGGCACTTCCTCGAAGGCCGTGGCGTCACCCAGTCCGCCCGCAGCAAAGAGCAGGAGCACGACTACCGGTACTTCCCCGAGCCTGACCTCCGCCCGCTCCGGGTGAAATCCTGGGTCGACGGGATCGTCCTCCCCGAATTGCCGGATGCCCGACGCGAACGATTCATGGCGCAGTATGGCTGTTCGCTCAATCATGCCCGGACCCTGACCGGTGACCTGAAACTCGCCAACTTCTTCGAGAAGGTCGTATCATCCGATCCCAAAGGACTCGCCCCGCTTGCATCAACGTGGATTGCAGACACGCTCATCGGCGAGCTGAATTACCGCGACATGGGACTGGATCCCGTTGACCCGGAAAGTGTTGCCGCCCTGATATGGCTGCTGAAGGCAGGGACCATCACTGACAAGAGCGGGGTCGAGGTACTCCGGGTGATGCTTGACCAGCGGCTGAAGAAGGAGAAGACGGAGACGCCCGACGCGATCGTTGCCCGTCTTGGCCTGACCAGGACGACCGGCGACACGGGGGCGATTGCAGCCGCCATCGAAGAAGCTATCAGCGAGAACCCAAAAGCCCTCGAGGATTACCGGAACGGCGAGGGCAAGGCGCTCAACTTCCTTGTCGGGCAGGTCATGAAGAAGACGCGGGGCAAAGCCGACCCTGCCGAGCTGAACCGTATGCTCATTGAAGCGCTGAAAAAGAAGGAGGCGTAA
- the gatC gene encoding Asp-tRNA(Asn)/Glu-tRNA(Gln) amidotransferase subunit GatC: MVTEQDVQHIAELADVGIGAGELENFTHQFNAILEYFDILDRVEGQGEGARDHYNVLREDEVEPSLPQEEVLRNAPAQEDGFIKAPRVM; this comes from the coding sequence ATGGTCACTGAACAAGACGTACAACATATCGCGGAACTGGCCGATGTCGGTATCGGCGCCGGAGAACTGGAGAATTTTACCCACCAGTTCAACGCCATTCTCGAATATTTCGATATCCTCGACCGTGTCGAGGGGCAGGGCGAGGGAGCGCGCGATCACTATAATGTCCTGCGCGAGGACGAGGTCGAGCCCTCGCTCCCGCAGGAAGAGGTGCTCCGCAATGCACCGGCACAGGAAGACGGATTCATCAAGGCCCCGAGGGTGATGTAG
- a CDS encoding asparagine synthase C-terminal domain-containing protein: protein MSTLTLNGWMERDGHRLSIPGIERLVIDRPDELSQCGGEFFLSWDSCSARDLYGIMEGTGPKGTILCNGKATGTIAPTAPEMTLEDAIVTAVRLRSDEGVVALSGGVDSALVAALARRECVAVGLEGSHDLKRAKAAADSLGLDCTFVTIHEEEIASALPIVVRAIPEKNPVNAGIALTLYFVAHWAGEHGYQRIITGQGADELFGGYSRYLTTETLEEDLVRDFTGLEAQVRRDQAVAALHGAYFSMPYMDFRVVRAARAIPAAEKVQGGRRKIPLRTVAERHIPPDLAGYEKKAMQYGSGVWATLRKLARKNGYKTSMQDYIDHISRVEHGH, encoded by the coding sequence ATGAGTACCCTGACGCTGAACGGCTGGATGGAGCGGGACGGCCACCGGCTCAGCATTCCCGGGATCGAGAGACTGGTAATAGACCGCCCGGATGAACTGTCGCAGTGCGGAGGGGAATTCTTCCTTTCCTGGGACTCCTGCAGCGCCCGCGACCTGTACGGGATCATGGAGGGAACCGGCCCGAAAGGCACTATTCTCTGCAACGGGAAAGCCACCGGGACTATCGCTCCCACAGCACCGGAGATGACCCTCGAAGATGCAATCGTGACTGCCGTTCGCCTCCGCAGCGATGAGGGAGTCGTGGCATTATCGGGAGGGGTGGACTCGGCGCTCGTGGCTGCCCTTGCCCGACGGGAATGCGTTGCCGTAGGCCTTGAAGGATCGCATGACCTGAAACGGGCGAAAGCTGCCGCGGACTCTCTGGGGCTTGACTGCACCTTCGTGACGATCCATGAGGAGGAGATCGCTTCAGCTCTTCCGATCGTTGTCAGGGCAATCCCGGAGAAGAATCCGGTGAACGCGGGAATCGCTCTCACCCTGTATTTCGTCGCGCACTGGGCCGGGGAGCATGGCTACCAGCGCATCATCACCGGGCAGGGCGCAGACGAACTCTTCGGCGGATATTCACGGTACCTTACCACGGAGACACTGGAAGAAGATCTCGTGCGGGACTTTACCGGTCTTGAAGCACAGGTGCGGCGTGATCAGGCAGTGGCGGCACTGCACGGGGCGTACTTCTCGATGCCGTATATGGACTTCCGTGTTGTGCGCGCCGCCCGGGCCATCCCTGCCGCGGAGAAGGTGCAGGGCGGCCGCCGTAAGATCCCCTTAAGAACGGTCGCAGAACGCCACATTCCCCCGGATCTCGCAGGGTACGAGAAGAAAGCCATGCAATACGGGAGCGGTGTCTGGGCAACCCTCCGGAAGCTTGCCCGTAAAAATGGTTATAAAACGTCCATGCAAGATTACATAGACCACATCAGCAGGGTGGAACATGGTCACTGA
- a CDS encoding DNA topoisomerase I, protein MHLIVAEKNISARRIAEILAGGKKVAEQKDAGVSTYHFGDTITVGLRGHVVEIDFEPGYQNWRSETATPRSLIDAKTIKVPTEKKIVSLLQKLAKKADRVTIATDFDTEGELIGKEAYELVRAANKKVTIDRARFSAITEQELKHAFSTTTELDFALAAAGEARQSIDLMWGASLTRFISLAARRGGQNILSVGRVQTPTLSMIVDREKEIVAFVPEKYWQLALDFEKRGEVIEARHTNGRFHEKAAAEQARDRTQSPLVVKEVRTGTKQDRAPSPFDTTTYIVAAARLGLSAANAMRIAEDLYMNGFISYPRTDNTVYPPSLDISGILNTLKTSPFKKDVEWVIAHRRPVPTRGKKSSTDHPPIHPTGAATREMLGDDAFRVYELVLRRFLATLAPDAQWKTLKILFDANGEEYTTTGGQLMEQGWHAVYPFSEARETLLPEFATGEKLPIRKVTLDEKETLPPARYTQSKLIQRMEELGLGTKSTRHEVIAKLVSRKYVEGAPLRPTLVGRVVTESLEQHADIITKPDMTRTLESHMQLIKQSQRTREDVIRESRDMLHRAFDQLEANEQVIGDDIRNRTAEEMNLGKCPVCGGTLAIKHLRGNTQFIGCSRYPDCSFNIGLPTAQWGFAIRTDEKCEKHGLNFVRLVRKGARPWDIGCPLCHQINSNRESLEEIPSADKGLVDRIQACHIYTVADLAHSTPEDLAKKLGVSLEKATELTRDAAVVLEKLRRRSECRKFMRDRLIPRKGRSYAKILTALKDAGITDLSRLAQADPATLKKSGVTDAETEQLISDAKIVYHSQVLKEIGIPAVSLKKYIAAGIIEPEAFCAQSPAALSEKTGMSLSTIQKHVDKVCTYLKKPVPKKFSKLQIERGKKQLLAVSGLSTLQVEKLFRAGIVDGDALLATDPVSVAAATGIPEQKIRDYQKVLKRKKDTAIIQL, encoded by the coding sequence GTGCACCTGATCGTTGCAGAGAAGAACATCTCGGCCCGGCGCATCGCGGAGATCCTTGCCGGGGGAAAAAAGGTTGCCGAGCAGAAGGACGCCGGGGTATCCACGTACCATTTCGGCGACACGATCACGGTCGGGCTCCGGGGCCATGTCGTGGAGATCGACTTCGAGCCGGGATACCAGAACTGGCGGAGCGAGACCGCAACCCCAAGAAGCCTCATCGATGCAAAGACGATCAAGGTGCCCACAGAAAAGAAGATCGTTTCCCTCCTCCAGAAACTGGCGAAAAAAGCCGATCGCGTCACCATCGCTACGGACTTTGATACCGAGGGAGAGCTGATCGGCAAGGAAGCGTACGAGCTGGTCAGGGCCGCTAACAAAAAGGTCACGATCGACCGTGCCCGGTTCTCCGCCATCACGGAACAGGAACTGAAGCACGCGTTTTCCACTACCACCGAGCTTGACTTTGCCCTTGCCGCAGCCGGCGAAGCACGCCAGTCCATCGACCTGATGTGGGGGGCGTCCCTGACACGGTTCATCTCGCTTGCCGCACGCCGCGGAGGCCAGAACATCCTCTCGGTAGGCCGGGTCCAGACCCCGACCCTTAGTATGATTGTCGACCGGGAGAAAGAGATCGTGGCGTTCGTGCCGGAAAAGTACTGGCAGCTTGCTCTCGACTTCGAGAAACGCGGCGAGGTGATCGAGGCCCGGCACACCAATGGCCGGTTCCACGAGAAGGCCGCTGCCGAACAGGCCCGCGACCGGACGCAGTCACCCCTTGTCGTGAAGGAGGTCAGGACCGGGACCAAGCAGGACCGGGCCCCGTCACCATTCGACACCACGACCTATATCGTGGCGGCAGCACGGCTCGGGCTCTCGGCGGCAAACGCGATGCGGATTGCCGAAGACCTGTACATGAACGGTTTCATCTCGTACCCGAGGACAGACAACACCGTATATCCCCCGTCTCTCGACATCAGCGGGATCCTGAACACCCTGAAAACCTCGCCATTCAAAAAGGATGTCGAATGGGTGATCGCCCACCGGCGGCCGGTCCCGACGCGGGGCAAGAAGTCCTCGACCGACCATCCGCCGATCCACCCCACCGGAGCGGCGACACGGGAGATGCTCGGGGACGATGCATTCCGGGTGTACGAACTCGTGCTCCGCCGCTTCCTCGCCACCCTTGCGCCGGACGCTCAGTGGAAGACCTTAAAGATCCTCTTTGACGCGAATGGCGAGGAGTATACCACGACAGGCGGCCAGCTCATGGAACAGGGCTGGCATGCGGTGTACCCGTTCTCGGAGGCGCGGGAGACGCTCCTCCCCGAATTCGCTACCGGGGAAAAGCTGCCCATCAGGAAGGTAACGCTCGACGAGAAGGAGACACTGCCACCCGCACGGTACACCCAGAGCAAGCTCATCCAGCGGATGGAGGAACTGGGCCTTGGGACAAAGAGCACGCGGCACGAGGTCATTGCAAAACTCGTCTCCCGGAAGTACGTGGAGGGTGCACCTCTGCGGCCAACGCTGGTCGGCAGGGTCGTCACGGAGTCGCTCGAACAGCATGCCGACATCATAACAAAGCCGGATATGACCCGGACGCTCGAATCGCACATGCAGCTGATCAAGCAGAGCCAGCGGACGCGCGAGGACGTGATCAGGGAGTCCCGCGACATGCTGCACCGTGCCTTCGACCAGCTCGAAGCCAATGAACAGGTGATCGGCGATGATATCCGGAACCGGACCGCCGAGGAGATGAACCTCGGGAAATGCCCGGTCTGCGGCGGAACGCTTGCCATCAAGCATCTCCGCGGCAATACGCAGTTCATCGGCTGCTCGCGGTACCCGGACTGCAGCTTCAACATCGGCCTGCCAACAGCGCAGTGGGGATTTGCCATCAGGACCGACGAGAAGTGCGAGAAACACGGCCTGAACTTTGTCCGGCTCGTGCGGAAGGGGGCCCGCCCATGGGACATCGGGTGCCCGCTCTGCCACCAGATCAATTCCAACCGCGAGTCGCTCGAAGAGATCCCATCTGCCGACAAGGGGCTGGTCGACCGGATCCAGGCATGCCATATCTACACGGTTGCCGATCTTGCGCACAGCACTCCGGAAGACCTTGCAAAGAAACTTGGCGTTTCCCTTGAAAAGGCAACGGAACTTACCCGCGATGCTGCTGTCGTGCTGGAGAAACTCCGCCGCCGCTCGGAGTGCCGCAAGTTCATGCGGGACCGTCTCATCCCCCGCAAAGGACGGAGTTATGCAAAGATCCTTACGGCGCTCAAGGATGCGGGGATTACGGATCTCTCGCGCCTTGCACAGGCAGATCCCGCCACCCTGAAAAAATCCGGGGTCACCGACGCGGAGACAGAACAGTTGATCTCCGATGCAAAGATAGTGTACCACAGCCAGGTCTTAAAAGAGATCGGGATCCCTGCCGTGAGCCTGAAAAAGTACATTGCTGCAGGAATCATCGAGCCGGAAGCATTCTGTGCACAGTCACCCGCCGCGCTCAGCGAAAAGACGGGCATGTCCTTATCGACCATCCAGAAGCACGTCGACAAGGTCTGCACCTACCTCAAAAAGCCGGTCCCGAAGAAATTCTCGAAACTCCAAATCGAACGCGGAAAGAAACAATTACTCGCGGTGAGCGGGCTCTCCACCCTTCAGGTGGAAAAACTGTTCAGGGCAGGAATTGTTGATGGTGACGCACTCCTTGCCACCGACCCGGTCTCCGTTGCTGCCGCTACGGGAATCCCCGAGCAGAAGATCCGCGATTACCAGAAGGTCCTCAAAAGAAAGAAAGACACCGCCATCATTCAGCTGTAG
- a CDS encoding response regulator: MAPKKILLVEDDDIIAKVEDWRLKNLGYEVAGRAISGAETMELVVKTKPDLVLMDINIQGEVDGIETAKMIKKGFSIPVVYVTSHSDGPTLDRAKATQPDGFIVKPFEDNDLRVAIELALKKK, translated from the coding sequence TTGGCACCAAAAAAGATTCTCCTTGTTGAGGATGACGATATCATCGCAAAAGTTGAGGATTGGCGGTTGAAGAACCTGGGGTACGAGGTGGCCGGCAGGGCGATCTCCGGTGCCGAGACTATGGAACTCGTGGTGAAGACAAAACCTGATCTTGTCCTCATGGACATCAACATTCAGGGAGAAGTGGACGGGATTGAAACGGCAAAAATGATCAAGAAGGGATTCTCCATCCCGGTTGTCTATGTCACGTCCCATTCTGACGGTCCGACCCTTGACCGTGCGAAGGCTACGCAGCCGGATGGGTTCATTGTCAAACCGTTCGAGGACAATGACCTGCGGGTTGCGATCGAACTTGCGCTGAAAAAAAAGTAA